One window of Amaranthus tricolor cultivar Red isolate AtriRed21 chromosome 11, ASM2621246v1, whole genome shotgun sequence genomic DNA carries:
- the LOC130826638 gene encoding pentatricopeptide repeat-containing protein At3g29230-like: MKPLHFGGLGWLGTMNRPRTTPGNCTHVITILRWSTKYQLTKLILFINSHLKQIHAKILRLNLHEHYSFTSSLITLYTSLSPDHILLLFYSLLEYTTVHLFNCSIRFFSKTPSFYLESLHLYLQMVRSHFKPDNYTYPFVLNSCAAIWYLNYGFRVHGRIVKSGFCSIIEIFNALIDMCGKCGKLGCARKVFDEMPQRDVASYNALLGAYARIGEDMTDAQMVFDNMPIKNLISWNAMIVGYANCGDIDSAQLILDMMNDKNVVSWTTLLVGYTKNRLMDKARIIFEAMLEKTLVCWTAIISGYAQNGVPNEAWKYFYGMQRARVRPDLYAMTAVMSAIAQLGCPDLASWITTLVDQEGIERNERVLTSLVDMHAKCGDIEKACQLFKKIPRPDVYPYSALISGLTSHGHGLKALEIFHKMLLENVEPDYVTLR; the protein is encoded by the exons ATGAAACCCCTCCATTTTGGGGGCCTTGGGTGGTTGGGCACCATGAACCGACCCAGAACCACCCCTGGAAATTGCACTCATGTCATCACCATACTTC GATGGAGTACCAAGTACCAACTAACCAAATTGATTTTGTTCATCAACTCTCATCTCAAACAAATTCATGCAAAAATCCTACGCCTAAATCTCCATGAACACTACTCCTTCACTTCTTCGCTCATTACTCTCTACACTTCCTTATCTCCTGATCACATCCTTCTTCTATTCTATTCTCTCTTAGAATACACTACCGTACATCTCTTCAATTGCTCAATCAGATTTTTCTCCAAAACCCCATCTTTTTACCTTGAATCTTTGCATTTGTATCTGCAAATGGTTCGTTCTCATTTTAAACCTGATAATTACACTTACCCTTTTGTTCTCAACTCATGTGCTGCTATCTGGTATCTTAATTATGGTTTTAGAGTTCATGGTCGTATCGTTAAATCTGGGTTTTGTTCAATCATTGAAATTTTTAATGCTTTGATTGATATGTGTGGGAAATGTGGGAAATTAGGTTGTGCACGTAAGGTGTTCGATGAAATGCCTCAAAGAGATGTTGCGTCTTATAATGCTCTTCTTGGAGCATATGCTAGAATTGGGGAGGATATGACCGATGCTCAGATGGTTTTTGATAATATGCCTATCAAAAATTTGATTTCTTGGAATGCTATGATTGTGGGTTATGCAAATTGTGGTGATATAGATTCCGCTCAATTGATTTTGGATATGATGAATGATAAGAATGTGGTTTCTTGGACGACATTGCTAGTTGggtatactaaaaataggttGATGGATAAAGCGAGGATCATTTTTGAGGCTATGCTTGAGAAGACTTTAGTTTGTTGGACTGCTATAATTAGTGGGTATGCTCAAAATGGAGTACCAAATGAAGCATGGAAATACTTTTATGGTATGCAAAGAGCACGTGTTAGGCCTGATCTTTATGCTATGACTGCTGTAATGTCTGCGATAGCGCAATTAGGTTGTCCTGATTTGGCCAGTTGGATCACAACTTTAGTTGATCAGGAAGGTATTGAGCGGAATGAGAGAGTACTAACTTCTTTAGTTGATATGCATGCTAAATGTGGTGACATTGAAAAAGCATGTCAGTTGTTTAAGAAAATTCCTCGCCCGGATGTGTACCCTTATAGTGCATTGATATCTGGCCTCACTTCACATGGACATGGCCTCAAAGCACTTGAGATTTTTCATAAAATGTTATTGGAAAATGTTGAACCTGATTACGTAACACTACGGTAa